The following coding sequences are from one Dehalococcoidia bacterium window:
- a CDS encoding CRISPR-associated ring nuclease, which yields MDSVVATLGTEPQVVTIALDALLRRGYPISEVAVIHTRPSALGDALRRLRDEEQHYARRTPPVRFRYVPVREGRHYPTDIVSEQDAALLLRVLYREVASQKRAKRRVHLCIAGGRKVMAAYGMAVAQLLLDEKDCVWHLLSPPELLRTRQMHADGAVLVPVPVLRWSLLPSTLSELLVWDDPYRAIQRQQQVSEGLRRRLLQDFWRELTPAEQRVLVALVRGGGSNEELAQALGRSPKTVANQLQSIYEKYRAWTGLPEGRRVRERLIADLLPHLDALSKDAQIALGTATHADDQAPV from the coding sequence ATGGACTCCGTAGTGGCCACCCTCGGCACCGAGCCCCAGGTGGTGACGATTGCCCTGGATGCCCTGCTGCGCCGGGGCTACCCTATCAGCGAAGTTGCCGTCATCCACACTCGGCCCTCTGCCCTGGGCGATGCGCTCCGTCGTCTCCGTGATGAGGAACAGCATTACGCCCGGCGCACGCCGCCAGTACGCTTCCGCTACGTGCCGGTGCGGGAGGGGCGTCACTATCCGACCGACATCGTGAGCGAACAGGACGCCGCCCTGCTCCTGCGGGTCCTCTATCGCGAGGTCGCCTCCCAGAAGCGGGCCAAGCGGCGTGTGCATCTTTGCATCGCTGGCGGCAGGAAGGTGATGGCGGCCTACGGCATGGCCGTGGCCCAACTGCTGCTGGACGAAAAGGACTGCGTCTGGCACCTGCTTTCGCCCCCCGAGCTGCTGCGGACACGGCAGATGCACGCCGACGGCGCTGTGCTGGTGCCGGTGCCGGTGCTGCGATGGAGCTTGTTGCCCTCGACCCTCTCTGAGCTGTTGGTGTGGGACGACCCCTATCGCGCCATCCAGCGACAGCAGCAGGTGAGCGAGGGCCTGCGCCGCCGCCTGCTCCAGGACTTCTGGCGAGAGTTGACGCCCGCCGAGCAGAGGGTGCTGGTGGCGCTGGTCAGGGGCGGGGGCAGCAACGAGGAGCTGGCCCAGGCCCTGGGGCGTTCGCCCAAGACGGTGGCCAACCAGCTCCAGTCCATATACGAGAAGTATCGGGCCTGGACGGGCCTGCCGGAGGGGCGTCGTGTGCGCGAGCGCCTCATCGCCGACCTCCTCCCCCACCTGGACGCTCTGAGCAAAGATGCCCAGATCGCCTTGGGAACTGCTACCCATGCCGATGACCAAGCACCTGTTTAG